One Gossypium hirsutum isolate 1008001.06 chromosome A11, Gossypium_hirsutum_v2.1, whole genome shotgun sequence genomic window carries:
- the LOC107923335 gene encoding vacuolar protein sorting-associated protein 51 homolog isoform X2, giving the protein MLERAKMATDDIPLDDKAKRMRDLLSSFYYPYHGSSPKAHSNYENLDSINSASFNPEHYMNLLVQKSNLEELLRKHVEMAAEIKNLDTDLQMLVYENYNKFISATDAIKWMKSNIVGMEANMEQLLDKIMSVQSRSDRVNTSLFEKREHIEKLHRTRNLLRKVQGKLFSDSESIQARAEAAVLLKQLDFPVDSLQAKLLEKLEQSLGDLQLKTNEIENVLRESNDPSKQGKGFDSVPGIGHEVSVHGFAEAIRAYRVIFPDSESQLIKLAQNLVIKHFEMTEQRVKRRISSTNFLGALRAIWDDVLLMDGVLSEAALSNFSLEVAHATVKKYVASTFTYLLQDISDALLKVKVSPKEAAEEHPLQAALEASKKTVLQGSMDVLLDFRQLLDEKLGLLVKLRAFIIDWVQEGFQDFFRSLDGCFLLLSGRKNSSSQDQGFSEGALGEKVLAGLVLVLAQLSVFIEQTAIPRISEEIAASFSSGGARGHEHGHVFISGEICQLFQLGGEKLLHHYINIRTRRVSTLLRKRFTTPNWVKHKEPREVHMFVDLFLQELKAVGSEVKQILPEGLLRKHQRSDSNGSTNSSRSNALLDDKMSRSNTQKARSQLLETHLAKLFKQKIEIFTKVEYTQESVETTIVKLCLKSLQEYVRLQTFNRSGFQQIQLDIHFLRTLLKENIEAEEAIDFLLDEVIVAASERCLDPIPLEPPILDKLVQVKLSKSKEHNLVKPLDVGR; this is encoded by the exons ATGCTCGAACGAGCAAAAATGGCGACCGATGATATTCCATTGGATGACAAGGCCAAGAGAATGAGAGATCTATTGTCAAGCTTCTACTATCCATATCATGGTTCATCTCCCAAAGCTCATTCAAATTACGAAAACTTGGATTCCATCAATTCCGCATCTTTCAATCCTGAGCACTACATGAACCTTCTC GTACAAAAGTCGAATTTGGAAGAGCTTCTTCGGAAGCATGTTGAAATGGCAGCCGAAATCAAGAACCTTGATACTGATTTGCAAATGTTGGTTTATGAGAATTACAACAAGTTTATTAGTGCCACGGATGCAATTAAATG GATGAAAAGTAATATTGTAGGCATGGAAGCAAATATGGAGCAACTTCTTGATAAG ATAATGTCAGTGCAATCTAGAAGTGATAGGGTCAACACTTCTCTTTTTGAGAAAAGAGAACACATTGAGAAGTTGCACCGAACAAGGAACCTTCTGCGTAAAGTTCAG GGAAAGCTATTCTCAGATTCTGAATCCATTCAAGCTAGAGCTGAAGCTGCAGTGCTTTTGAAGCAATTAGATTTTCCG GTGGATAGCTTACAGGCAAAACTCCTTGAAAAGTTAGAGCAATCTCTTGGAGACCTTCAATTGAAAACAAATGAAATTGAGAATGTTCTACGAGAATCTAATGATCCTTCTAAACAAGGAAAAGGTTTTGACTCGGTTCCTGGTATAGGCCATGAG GTCTCTGTCCATGGATTTGCGGAGGCTATTCGTGCTTATCGAGTAATATTTCCTGATTCTGAAagtcaattaattaaacttgCACAAAACTTGGTTATCAA GCACTTTGAAATGACTGAGCAACGTGTAAAGAGACGAATTTCTTCTACCAATTTCCTTGGTGCTCTTC GGGCTATATGGGATGATGTGCTTCTGATGGATGGAGTCTTAAGTGAGGCTGCGCTATCTAATTTTTCTTTGGAG GTTGCTCATGCAACTGTTAAAAAGTATGTTGCCAGCACATTTACTTACCTTCTACAAGACATATCAG ATGCTCTCTTGAAAGTAAAGGTTAGCCCAAAAGAGGCAGCAGAGGAACATCCCTTACAGGCTGCTTTGGAGGCTAGCAAAAAAACAGTACTCCAAGGCAGCATGGATGTCTTACTG GATTTTCGCCAACTTCTTGACGAAAAGTTAGGGCTGCTAGTTAAACTGAGAGCTTTCATAATTGATTGGGTTCAAGAAGGATTTCAGGACTTTTTCAGGTCTCTCGATGGTTGTTTTCTCTTGCTTTCTGGAAGAAAGAATTCATCAAGTCAAGATCAAGGATTTTCAGAAGGAGCACTTGGTGAAAAAGTTCTTGCTGGTCTTGTCTTGGTCCTAGCTCAACTTTCTGTATTCATTGAACAAACTGCCATCCCAAGAATTTCTGAG GAAATAGCTGCCTCCTTCTCTAGTGGTGGTGCACGAGGCCACGAACATGGGCATGTTTTTATTTCGGGGGAGATATGTCAACTATTTCAGTTAGGTGGTGAAAAGCTTTTGCATCAT TACATAAATATAAGAACGCGAAGAGTATCTACTTTGCTAAGAAAGAGGTTTACAACACCAAACTGGGTCAAG CACAAGGAGCCTAGAGAAGTTCATATGTTTGTTGATTTATTTCTACAAGAG TTGAAAGCAGTAGGTAGTGAGGTGAAACAGATTTTACCTGAAGGGCTATTGCGTAAGCATCAACGGTCTGACAGCAATGGAAGCACCAACTCATCACGTAGCAACGCATTACTAGATGATAAAATGAGTAGGTCAAATACCCAAAAAGCCAGGAGTCAGTTATTAGAAACACATCTAGCAAAATTGTTTAagcaaaaaatagaaatttttacaaaagttGAATATACACAG GAGTCAGTTGAAACAACTATAGTGAAACTTTGCCTTAAAAGTTTGCAAGAATATGTCAGACTCCAAACCTTTAATCGAAGTGGTTTCCAGCAAATTCAGCTGGATATTCATTTCTTAAGGACTCTTTTGAAGGAGAATATTGAAGCTGAAGAAGCGATTGACTTTTTACTTGACGAG GTAATTGTTGCTGCTTCAGAGCGTTGTTTGGACCCAATTCCTTTAGAGCCTCCAATTCTGGACAAACTTGTACAAGTAAAGTTATCAAAATCCAAGGAACATAATCTAGTTAAACCCCTAGATGTTGGTAGGTGA
- the LOC107923335 gene encoding vacuolar protein sorting-associated protein 51 homolog isoform X3: protein MLERAKMATDDIPLDDKAKRMRDLLSSFYYPYHGSSPKAHSNYENLDSINSASFNPEHYMNLLVQKSNLEELLRKHVEMAAEIKNLDTDLQMLVYENYNKFISATDAIKWMKSNIVGMEANMEQLLDKIMSVQSRSDRVNTSLFEKREHIEKLHRTRNLLRKVQFIYDLPARLAKCIKSEAYADAVKFYIGAMPIFKAYGDSSFQDCKRASEDAIIIILKNLQGKLFSDSESIQARAEAAVLLKQLDFPVDSLQAKLLEKLEQSLGDLQLKTNEIENVLRESNDPSKQGKGFDSVPGIGHEVSVHGFAEAIRAYRVIFPDSESQLIKLAQNLVIKHFEMTEQRVKRRISSTNFLGALRAIWDDVLLMDGVLSEAALSNFSLEVAHATVKKYVASTFTYLLQDISDALLKVKVSPKEAAEEHPLQAALEASKKTVLQGSMDVLLDFRQLLDEKLGLLVKLRAFIIDWVQEGFQDFFRSLDGCFLLLSGRKNSSSQDQGFSEGALGEKVLAGLVLVLAQLSVFIEQTAIPRISEEIAASFSSGGARGHEHGHVFISGEICQLFQLGGEKLLHHYINIRTRRVSTLLRKRFTTPNWVKHKEPREVHMFVDLFLQEESVETTIVKLCLKSLQEYVRLQTFNRSGFQQIQLDIHFLRTLLKENIEAEEAIDFLLDEVIVAASERCLDPIPLEPPILDKLVQVKLSKSKEHNLVKPLDVGR, encoded by the exons ATGCTCGAACGAGCAAAAATGGCGACCGATGATATTCCATTGGATGACAAGGCCAAGAGAATGAGAGATCTATTGTCAAGCTTCTACTATCCATATCATGGTTCATCTCCCAAAGCTCATTCAAATTACGAAAACTTGGATTCCATCAATTCCGCATCTTTCAATCCTGAGCACTACATGAACCTTCTC GTACAAAAGTCGAATTTGGAAGAGCTTCTTCGGAAGCATGTTGAAATGGCAGCCGAAATCAAGAACCTTGATACTGATTTGCAAATGTTGGTTTATGAGAATTACAACAAGTTTATTAGTGCCACGGATGCAATTAAATG GATGAAAAGTAATATTGTAGGCATGGAAGCAAATATGGAGCAACTTCTTGATAAG ATAATGTCAGTGCAATCTAGAAGTGATAGGGTCAACACTTCTCTTTTTGAGAAAAGAGAACACATTGAGAAGTTGCACCGAACAAGGAACCTTCTGCGTAAAGTTCAG TTCATTTATGATCTACCCGCTAGACTTGCAAAGTGCATCAAGTCAGAAGCATATGCTGATGCAGTCAAATTCTACATTGGAGCTATGCCAATTTTTAAG GCATATGGAGATTCATCTTTCCAGGACTGTAAACGAGCATCCGAAGATgcaattattataatattaaaaaacttgCAG GGAAAGCTATTCTCAGATTCTGAATCCATTCAAGCTAGAGCTGAAGCTGCAGTGCTTTTGAAGCAATTAGATTTTCCG GTGGATAGCTTACAGGCAAAACTCCTTGAAAAGTTAGAGCAATCTCTTGGAGACCTTCAATTGAAAACAAATGAAATTGAGAATGTTCTACGAGAATCTAATGATCCTTCTAAACAAGGAAAAGGTTTTGACTCGGTTCCTGGTATAGGCCATGAG GTCTCTGTCCATGGATTTGCGGAGGCTATTCGTGCTTATCGAGTAATATTTCCTGATTCTGAAagtcaattaattaaacttgCACAAAACTTGGTTATCAA GCACTTTGAAATGACTGAGCAACGTGTAAAGAGACGAATTTCTTCTACCAATTTCCTTGGTGCTCTTC GGGCTATATGGGATGATGTGCTTCTGATGGATGGAGTCTTAAGTGAGGCTGCGCTATCTAATTTTTCTTTGGAG GTTGCTCATGCAACTGTTAAAAAGTATGTTGCCAGCACATTTACTTACCTTCTACAAGACATATCAG ATGCTCTCTTGAAAGTAAAGGTTAGCCCAAAAGAGGCAGCAGAGGAACATCCCTTACAGGCTGCTTTGGAGGCTAGCAAAAAAACAGTACTCCAAGGCAGCATGGATGTCTTACTG GATTTTCGCCAACTTCTTGACGAAAAGTTAGGGCTGCTAGTTAAACTGAGAGCTTTCATAATTGATTGGGTTCAAGAAGGATTTCAGGACTTTTTCAGGTCTCTCGATGGTTGTTTTCTCTTGCTTTCTGGAAGAAAGAATTCATCAAGTCAAGATCAAGGATTTTCAGAAGGAGCACTTGGTGAAAAAGTTCTTGCTGGTCTTGTCTTGGTCCTAGCTCAACTTTCTGTATTCATTGAACAAACTGCCATCCCAAGAATTTCTGAG GAAATAGCTGCCTCCTTCTCTAGTGGTGGTGCACGAGGCCACGAACATGGGCATGTTTTTATTTCGGGGGAGATATGTCAACTATTTCAGTTAGGTGGTGAAAAGCTTTTGCATCAT TACATAAATATAAGAACGCGAAGAGTATCTACTTTGCTAAGAAAGAGGTTTACAACACCAAACTGGGTCAAG CACAAGGAGCCTAGAGAAGTTCATATGTTTGTTGATTTATTTCTACAAGAG GAGTCAGTTGAAACAACTATAGTGAAACTTTGCCTTAAAAGTTTGCAAGAATATGTCAGACTCCAAACCTTTAATCGAAGTGGTTTCCAGCAAATTCAGCTGGATATTCATTTCTTAAGGACTCTTTTGAAGGAGAATATTGAAGCTGAAGAAGCGATTGACTTTTTACTTGACGAG GTAATTGTTGCTGCTTCAGAGCGTTGTTTGGACCCAATTCCTTTAGAGCCTCCAATTCTGGACAAACTTGTACAAGTAAAGTTATCAAAATCCAAGGAACATAATCTAGTTAAACCCCTAGATGTTGGTAGGTGA
- the LOC107923335 gene encoding vacuolar protein sorting-associated protein 51 homolog isoform X4, whose protein sequence is MLERAKMATDDIPLDDKAKRMRDLLSSFYYPYHGSSPKAHSNYENLDSINSASFNPEHYMNLLVQKSNLEELLRKHVEMAAEIKNLDTDLQMLVYENYNKFISATDAIKWMKSNIVGMEANMEQLLDKIMSVQSRSDRVNTSLFEKREHIEKLHRTRNLLRKVQFIYDLPARLAKCIKSEAYADAVKFYIGAMPIFKAYGDSSFQDCKRASEDAIIIILKNLQGKLFSDSESIQARAEAAVLLKQLDFPVDSLQAKLLEKLEQSLGDLQLKTNEIENVLRESNDPSKQGKGFDSVPGIGHEVSVHGFAEAIRAYRVIFPDSESQLIKLAQNLVIKHFEMTEQRVKRRISSTNFLGALRAIWDDVLLMDGVLSEAALSNFSLEVAHATVKKYVASTFTYLLQDISDALLKVKVSPKEAAEEHPLQAALEASKKTVLQGSMDVLLDFRQLLDEKLGLLVKLRAFIIDWVQEGFQDFFRSLDGCFLLLSGRKNSSSQDQGFSEGALGEKVLAGLVLVLAQLSVFIEQTAIPRISEEIAASFSSGGARGHEHGHVFISGEICQLFQLGGEKLLHHYINIRTRRVSTLLRKRFTTPNWVKHKEPREVHMFVDLFLQELKAVGSEVKQILPEGLLRKHQRSDSNGSTNSSRSNALLDDKMRVS, encoded by the exons ATGCTCGAACGAGCAAAAATGGCGACCGATGATATTCCATTGGATGACAAGGCCAAGAGAATGAGAGATCTATTGTCAAGCTTCTACTATCCATATCATGGTTCATCTCCCAAAGCTCATTCAAATTACGAAAACTTGGATTCCATCAATTCCGCATCTTTCAATCCTGAGCACTACATGAACCTTCTC GTACAAAAGTCGAATTTGGAAGAGCTTCTTCGGAAGCATGTTGAAATGGCAGCCGAAATCAAGAACCTTGATACTGATTTGCAAATGTTGGTTTATGAGAATTACAACAAGTTTATTAGTGCCACGGATGCAATTAAATG GATGAAAAGTAATATTGTAGGCATGGAAGCAAATATGGAGCAACTTCTTGATAAG ATAATGTCAGTGCAATCTAGAAGTGATAGGGTCAACACTTCTCTTTTTGAGAAAAGAGAACACATTGAGAAGTTGCACCGAACAAGGAACCTTCTGCGTAAAGTTCAG TTCATTTATGATCTACCCGCTAGACTTGCAAAGTGCATCAAGTCAGAAGCATATGCTGATGCAGTCAAATTCTACATTGGAGCTATGCCAATTTTTAAG GCATATGGAGATTCATCTTTCCAGGACTGTAAACGAGCATCCGAAGATgcaattattataatattaaaaaacttgCAG GGAAAGCTATTCTCAGATTCTGAATCCATTCAAGCTAGAGCTGAAGCTGCAGTGCTTTTGAAGCAATTAGATTTTCCG GTGGATAGCTTACAGGCAAAACTCCTTGAAAAGTTAGAGCAATCTCTTGGAGACCTTCAATTGAAAACAAATGAAATTGAGAATGTTCTACGAGAATCTAATGATCCTTCTAAACAAGGAAAAGGTTTTGACTCGGTTCCTGGTATAGGCCATGAG GTCTCTGTCCATGGATTTGCGGAGGCTATTCGTGCTTATCGAGTAATATTTCCTGATTCTGAAagtcaattaattaaacttgCACAAAACTTGGTTATCAA GCACTTTGAAATGACTGAGCAACGTGTAAAGAGACGAATTTCTTCTACCAATTTCCTTGGTGCTCTTC GGGCTATATGGGATGATGTGCTTCTGATGGATGGAGTCTTAAGTGAGGCTGCGCTATCTAATTTTTCTTTGGAG GTTGCTCATGCAACTGTTAAAAAGTATGTTGCCAGCACATTTACTTACCTTCTACAAGACATATCAG ATGCTCTCTTGAAAGTAAAGGTTAGCCCAAAAGAGGCAGCAGAGGAACATCCCTTACAGGCTGCTTTGGAGGCTAGCAAAAAAACAGTACTCCAAGGCAGCATGGATGTCTTACTG GATTTTCGCCAACTTCTTGACGAAAAGTTAGGGCTGCTAGTTAAACTGAGAGCTTTCATAATTGATTGGGTTCAAGAAGGATTTCAGGACTTTTTCAGGTCTCTCGATGGTTGTTTTCTCTTGCTTTCTGGAAGAAAGAATTCATCAAGTCAAGATCAAGGATTTTCAGAAGGAGCACTTGGTGAAAAAGTTCTTGCTGGTCTTGTCTTGGTCCTAGCTCAACTTTCTGTATTCATTGAACAAACTGCCATCCCAAGAATTTCTGAG GAAATAGCTGCCTCCTTCTCTAGTGGTGGTGCACGAGGCCACGAACATGGGCATGTTTTTATTTCGGGGGAGATATGTCAACTATTTCAGTTAGGTGGTGAAAAGCTTTTGCATCAT TACATAAATATAAGAACGCGAAGAGTATCTACTTTGCTAAGAAAGAGGTTTACAACACCAAACTGGGTCAAG CACAAGGAGCCTAGAGAAGTTCATATGTTTGTTGATTTATTTCTACAAGAG TTGAAAGCAGTAGGTAGTGAGGTGAAACAGATTTTACCTGAAGGGCTATTGCGTAAGCATCAACGGTCTGACAGCAATGGAAGCACCAACTCATCACGTAGCAACGCATTACTAGATGATAAAATGA GAGTCAGTTGA
- the LOC107923335 gene encoding vacuolar protein sorting-associated protein 51 homolog isoform X1 — translation MLERAKMATDDIPLDDKAKRMRDLLSSFYYPYHGSSPKAHSNYENLDSINSASFNPEHYMNLLVQKSNLEELLRKHVEMAAEIKNLDTDLQMLVYENYNKFISATDAIKWMKSNIVGMEANMEQLLDKIMSVQSRSDRVNTSLFEKREHIEKLHRTRNLLRKVQFIYDLPARLAKCIKSEAYADAVKFYIGAMPIFKAYGDSSFQDCKRASEDAIIIILKNLQGKLFSDSESIQARAEAAVLLKQLDFPVDSLQAKLLEKLEQSLGDLQLKTNEIENVLRESNDPSKQGKGFDSVPGIGHEVSVHGFAEAIRAYRVIFPDSESQLIKLAQNLVIKHFEMTEQRVKRRISSTNFLGALRAIWDDVLLMDGVLSEAALSNFSLEVAHATVKKYVASTFTYLLQDISDALLKVKVSPKEAAEEHPLQAALEASKKTVLQGSMDVLLDFRQLLDEKLGLLVKLRAFIIDWVQEGFQDFFRSLDGCFLLLSGRKNSSSQDQGFSEGALGEKVLAGLVLVLAQLSVFIEQTAIPRISEEIAASFSSGGARGHEHGHVFISGEICQLFQLGGEKLLHHYINIRTRRVSTLLRKRFTTPNWVKHKEPREVHMFVDLFLQELKAVGSEVKQILPEGLLRKHQRSDSNGSTNSSRSNALLDDKMSRSNTQKARSQLLETHLAKLFKQKIEIFTKVEYTQESVETTIVKLCLKSLQEYVRLQTFNRSGFQQIQLDIHFLRTLLKENIEAEEAIDFLLDEVIVAASERCLDPIPLEPPILDKLVQVKLSKSKEHNLVKPLDVGR, via the exons ATGCTCGAACGAGCAAAAATGGCGACCGATGATATTCCATTGGATGACAAGGCCAAGAGAATGAGAGATCTATTGTCAAGCTTCTACTATCCATATCATGGTTCATCTCCCAAAGCTCATTCAAATTACGAAAACTTGGATTCCATCAATTCCGCATCTTTCAATCCTGAGCACTACATGAACCTTCTC GTACAAAAGTCGAATTTGGAAGAGCTTCTTCGGAAGCATGTTGAAATGGCAGCCGAAATCAAGAACCTTGATACTGATTTGCAAATGTTGGTTTATGAGAATTACAACAAGTTTATTAGTGCCACGGATGCAATTAAATG GATGAAAAGTAATATTGTAGGCATGGAAGCAAATATGGAGCAACTTCTTGATAAG ATAATGTCAGTGCAATCTAGAAGTGATAGGGTCAACACTTCTCTTTTTGAGAAAAGAGAACACATTGAGAAGTTGCACCGAACAAGGAACCTTCTGCGTAAAGTTCAG TTCATTTATGATCTACCCGCTAGACTTGCAAAGTGCATCAAGTCAGAAGCATATGCTGATGCAGTCAAATTCTACATTGGAGCTATGCCAATTTTTAAG GCATATGGAGATTCATCTTTCCAGGACTGTAAACGAGCATCCGAAGATgcaattattataatattaaaaaacttgCAG GGAAAGCTATTCTCAGATTCTGAATCCATTCAAGCTAGAGCTGAAGCTGCAGTGCTTTTGAAGCAATTAGATTTTCCG GTGGATAGCTTACAGGCAAAACTCCTTGAAAAGTTAGAGCAATCTCTTGGAGACCTTCAATTGAAAACAAATGAAATTGAGAATGTTCTACGAGAATCTAATGATCCTTCTAAACAAGGAAAAGGTTTTGACTCGGTTCCTGGTATAGGCCATGAG GTCTCTGTCCATGGATTTGCGGAGGCTATTCGTGCTTATCGAGTAATATTTCCTGATTCTGAAagtcaattaattaaacttgCACAAAACTTGGTTATCAA GCACTTTGAAATGACTGAGCAACGTGTAAAGAGACGAATTTCTTCTACCAATTTCCTTGGTGCTCTTC GGGCTATATGGGATGATGTGCTTCTGATGGATGGAGTCTTAAGTGAGGCTGCGCTATCTAATTTTTCTTTGGAG GTTGCTCATGCAACTGTTAAAAAGTATGTTGCCAGCACATTTACTTACCTTCTACAAGACATATCAG ATGCTCTCTTGAAAGTAAAGGTTAGCCCAAAAGAGGCAGCAGAGGAACATCCCTTACAGGCTGCTTTGGAGGCTAGCAAAAAAACAGTACTCCAAGGCAGCATGGATGTCTTACTG GATTTTCGCCAACTTCTTGACGAAAAGTTAGGGCTGCTAGTTAAACTGAGAGCTTTCATAATTGATTGGGTTCAAGAAGGATTTCAGGACTTTTTCAGGTCTCTCGATGGTTGTTTTCTCTTGCTTTCTGGAAGAAAGAATTCATCAAGTCAAGATCAAGGATTTTCAGAAGGAGCACTTGGTGAAAAAGTTCTTGCTGGTCTTGTCTTGGTCCTAGCTCAACTTTCTGTATTCATTGAACAAACTGCCATCCCAAGAATTTCTGAG GAAATAGCTGCCTCCTTCTCTAGTGGTGGTGCACGAGGCCACGAACATGGGCATGTTTTTATTTCGGGGGAGATATGTCAACTATTTCAGTTAGGTGGTGAAAAGCTTTTGCATCAT TACATAAATATAAGAACGCGAAGAGTATCTACTTTGCTAAGAAAGAGGTTTACAACACCAAACTGGGTCAAG CACAAGGAGCCTAGAGAAGTTCATATGTTTGTTGATTTATTTCTACAAGAG TTGAAAGCAGTAGGTAGTGAGGTGAAACAGATTTTACCTGAAGGGCTATTGCGTAAGCATCAACGGTCTGACAGCAATGGAAGCACCAACTCATCACGTAGCAACGCATTACTAGATGATAAAATGAGTAGGTCAAATACCCAAAAAGCCAGGAGTCAGTTATTAGAAACACATCTAGCAAAATTGTTTAagcaaaaaatagaaatttttacaaaagttGAATATACACAG GAGTCAGTTGAAACAACTATAGTGAAACTTTGCCTTAAAAGTTTGCAAGAATATGTCAGACTCCAAACCTTTAATCGAAGTGGTTTCCAGCAAATTCAGCTGGATATTCATTTCTTAAGGACTCTTTTGAAGGAGAATATTGAAGCTGAAGAAGCGATTGACTTTTTACTTGACGAG GTAATTGTTGCTGCTTCAGAGCGTTGTTTGGACCCAATTCCTTTAGAGCCTCCAATTCTGGACAAACTTGTACAAGTAAAGTTATCAAAATCCAAGGAACATAATCTAGTTAAACCCCTAGATGTTGGTAGGTGA
- the LOC107924652 gene encoding bZIP transcription factor 53 — protein MASLQRSASSSDSDPQYANIDERKRKRMLSNRESARRSRMRKQKRLQDLVQEVNALQKDNSQISEKIGVATQYYIEMQSANNVLRAQAMELTERLRSLNSVLQVVEEADGYAIDIPEIPEPWQLPCSIQPIMALVDMFEYDG, from the coding sequence ATGGCTTCTTTGCAAAGGTCAGCGAGTTCATCCGATTCGGATCCGCAGTACGCAAACATCGATGAGAGGAAAAGGAAGAGAATGCTATCAAACCGTGAATCGGCAAGGCGATCAAGAATGAGGAAGCAGAAGCGGCTCCAAGATTTGGTTCAGGAAGTGAACGCATTACAGAAAGATAACAGTCAGATCTCTGAAAAGATCGGCGTCGCCACCCAATACTACATCGAGATGCAATCGGCCAATAATGTTTTAAGAGCTCAGGCGATGGAATTGACCGAGAGATTACGGTCTCTGAATTCGGTGCTGCAAGTTGTGGAAGAAGCCGACGGGTATGCCATTGATATCCCCGAGATTCCGGAGCCGTGGCAGCTCCCCTGTTCGATACAGCCAATTATGGCTTTGGTTGATATGTTCGAGTATGATGGATAG
- the LOC107923324 gene encoding calvin cycle protein CP12-1, chloroplastic: MGSGRKKNQCCNLLNQTSAAWNKNIQAKADKIFNFRRPFRIANATPKAIVLQHNFSSLNPKTNKQQWQPCVSLRAVANVHDSKKGGPVKVATLNQPWKRVSQSKRRMQVMKPVRAAPDSISEKVEKSVKEVQEACSDDPVSGECVAAWDEVKELSAAASHARDKKKDNDPLENYCKDNPKTDECRTYDNGSIIYIMTSFFVFGDEKFGVVLKLFLSC, from the exons ATGGGAAGCGGGCGCAAAAAGAATCAATGCTGCAACCTTCTCAATCAAACAAGTGCGGCTTGGAACAAAAATATACAAGCAAAGGCagacaaaattttcaactttaggAGGCCATTTCGAATCGCAAATGCGACACCAAAGGCCATTGTACTCCAA CACAACTTTTCTTCTCTTAATCCAAAAACAAACAAGCAACAATGGCAACCCTGTGTAAGCCTAAGAGCTGTAGCCAACGTCCACGACTCAAAAAAGGGTGGCCCCGTCAAGGTGGCAACCCTAAACCAGCCCTGGAAAAGGGTGTCCCAGTCCAAGAGGCGGATGCAGGTAATGAAGCCAGTGAGAGCTGCCCCGGATAGCATATCGGAAAAGGTGGAGAAAAGCGTCAAGGAAGTGCAGGAGGCGTGCTCGGATGACCCGGTAAGCGGAGAGTGCGTAGCGGCATGGGACGAGGTGAAAGAGCTGAGTGCAGCAGCCAGCCACGCCAGGGATAAGAAGAAAGACAACGATCCTTTGGAGAATTATTGCAAAGACAACCCGAAGACAGATGAGTGCCGCACTTACGATAATGGaagtattatttatattatgacGTCCTTTTTTGTGTTTGGTGATGAAAAATTTGGAGTTGTCCTAAAACTCTTTTTAAGTTGTTAA